One Myxococcaceae bacterium JPH2 genomic window carries:
- a CDS encoding MarR family transcriptional regulator produces MQQLKAAEQRLVEAMGLHFESQGATRIAGRIHGLLMLADEPLSLDRIGRLLKVSPASVSTNIRQCLAAGLVEPVSVPGDRKHYYVISTQGWETRMRSAEESLKRFIRLCKEALENPALGDKPHVREAYDFGEFYLAEMAGISERWRATRGKASKGRTS; encoded by the coding sequence ATGCAGCAGTTGAAGGCGGCTGAGCAACGCTTGGTCGAGGCCATGGGGCTGCACTTCGAGTCGCAAGGTGCCACGCGCATCGCCGGGCGCATCCATGGCTTGCTGATGCTCGCGGACGAGCCGTTGTCGCTGGACCGCATCGGGCGGCTCCTCAAGGTGAGCCCCGCGTCGGTCTCCACCAACATTCGCCAGTGCCTGGCCGCGGGGCTGGTGGAGCCGGTGAGCGTGCCCGGAGACCGCAAGCACTACTACGTCATCAGCACCCAGGGCTGGGAGACGCGGATGCGCAGCGCGGAGGAGTCCCTCAAGCGCTTCATCCGCCTGTGCAAGGAAGCCCTGGAGAACCCCGCGCTGGGCGACAAGCCGCATGTGCGCGAGGCCTATGACTTTGGAGAATTCTACCTGGCCGAGATGGCCGGCATTTCCGAGCGGTGGCGCGCCACTCGCGGGAAGGCCTCGAAAGGACGTACGTCATGA
- a CDS encoding ABC transporter permease, with the protein MGQLKLLIQVAFRNLFASRINLLIGAIIFFGTLLVVVGGGLVDSVDTAMSRSIIGSIAGHLQVYSDHSKDELGLFGQMGGEPDLAAVDDFSVIKPLLEKHPNVKTVVPMGTSGAMVTSGNTVDLLLARLRELYRQRADHGETPELREKLDSLKGHVRHIVTLLESDLANKDALLSDGALEPVEEEAIAKARSDAFWVGFEQDPFSSLEFLENRIAPLLPDGSILYLRYAGTDLEAFQKSFDRMELVDGQPVPPGKRGMLLSKYFYEEFLKLKTARRLDLIKRERDINKKLIAKDPEMQRWVKENTQQLREFALQLDPLKTKLAIERLQNHLGTKEPNLEKLLASFLATTDENFDARYATFYKDLAPLLELYRLRLGDALTITAFTRTGYVQSVNVRIYGTYQFKGLEESQLAGGLNLMDLMTFRDLYGYLTPDRKAEIAEIQKKSGVTAVARENAEDTLFGSAAAPLVADATPGLLNEKDGMDGMGHLRREDLAERVYNQQEVEKGMVLSAAVILKDPSKLKETLAELQQSAKDAKLPLRVVSWQQAAGIIGQFVMMAKMVLAIAVLIIFVVALVIINNAMMMATLQRVREIGTMRAIGAQRSLVLSMVLVETLVLGLVFGAAGALLGSGLMAMWGHSGIPAGNPTLYFFFSGPRLHPTLSLGILVAAFVIVLVVSALSTLYPAFLAARVSPLRAMQTDE; encoded by the coding sequence ATGGGACAGCTCAAACTCCTCATCCAGGTCGCGTTTCGCAACCTGTTCGCCAGCCGCATCAACCTGCTCATCGGGGCCATCATCTTCTTCGGCACCCTGCTCGTCGTCGTGGGCGGCGGCCTGGTGGACAGCGTCGACACGGCCATGAGCCGCAGCATCATCGGCAGCATCGCCGGACACCTGCAGGTCTACTCGGACCACTCCAAGGACGAGCTGGGCCTCTTCGGTCAGATGGGCGGCGAGCCGGACCTGGCGGCGGTGGATGACTTCAGCGTCATCAAGCCGCTGCTGGAGAAGCACCCCAACGTGAAGACGGTGGTGCCCATGGGCACCAGCGGCGCCATGGTGACCTCCGGCAACACCGTGGACCTGCTGCTCGCGCGGCTGCGTGAGCTGTACCGCCAGCGCGCGGACCACGGCGAGACGCCCGAGCTGCGCGAGAAGCTCGACAGCCTCAAGGGCCACGTGCGGCACATCGTCACGCTGCTGGAGTCCGACCTGGCCAACAAGGATGCCCTCTTGTCCGACGGAGCCCTGGAGCCCGTGGAGGAAGAGGCCATCGCGAAGGCCCGCTCGGATGCGTTCTGGGTCGGCTTCGAGCAGGACCCCTTCAGCTCGCTGGAGTTCCTGGAGAACCGCATCGCTCCCCTGCTCCCGGACGGCTCCATCCTCTACCTGCGCTACGCGGGCACGGACCTGGAGGCCTTCCAGAAGAGCTTCGATCGCATGGAGCTGGTGGACGGCCAGCCGGTGCCGCCGGGCAAGCGCGGCATGCTGCTGTCCAAGTACTTCTACGAGGAGTTCCTCAAGCTGAAGACGGCGCGCCGCCTGGACCTCATCAAGCGCGAGCGCGACATCAACAAGAAGCTCATCGCCAAGGACCCGGAGATGCAGCGCTGGGTGAAGGAGAACACGCAGCAGCTTCGCGAGTTCGCCCTGCAGTTGGATCCGCTCAAGACGAAGCTGGCCATCGAGCGGCTGCAGAACCACCTCGGGACGAAGGAGCCCAACCTGGAGAAGCTCCTGGCCTCGTTCCTCGCCACGACCGACGAGAACTTCGATGCCCGCTACGCCACGTTCTACAAGGACCTGGCGCCGCTCCTGGAGCTGTACCGGCTGCGGCTGGGTGACGCGCTCACCATCACCGCCTTCACGCGCACGGGCTACGTGCAGAGCGTGAACGTCCGCATCTACGGCACCTACCAGTTCAAGGGACTGGAGGAGTCGCAGCTCGCGGGCGGGCTGAACCTCATGGACCTGATGACCTTCCGCGACCTGTACGGCTACCTCACGCCGGACCGGAAGGCGGAGATCGCCGAGATCCAGAAGAAGAGCGGCGTGACGGCGGTGGCTCGCGAGAACGCCGAGGACACCCTCTTCGGCAGCGCCGCCGCGCCCCTGGTGGCGGATGCGACGCCGGGCCTGCTCAACGAGAAGGACGGCATGGACGGCATGGGCCACCTGCGGCGCGAGGACCTGGCCGAGCGCGTCTACAACCAGCAGGAGGTCGAGAAGGGAATGGTGCTGAGCGCGGCCGTCATCCTCAAGGACCCCTCGAAGTTGAAGGAGACGCTGGCCGAGCTTCAGCAGTCCGCGAAGGACGCCAAGCTGCCCCTGCGCGTGGTGTCGTGGCAGCAGGCCGCGGGCATCATCGGGCAGTTCGTGATGATGGCGAAGATGGTGCTCGCCATCGCCGTGCTCATCATCTTCGTGGTGGCCCTGGTCATCATCAACAACGCCATGATGATGGCCACCCTCCAGCGCGTGCGGGAGATTGGCACCATGCGCGCCATCGGAGCGCAGCGCTCGCTGGTGCTCAGCATGGTGCTGGTGGAGACGCTGGTGCTGGGGCTCGTCTTCGGGGCGGCCGGCGCGCTCCTCGGCAGTGGCCTCATGGCGATGTGGGGGCACTCGGGCATCCCCGCGGGCAACCCCACCCTGTACTTCTTCTTCTCCGGTCCCCGCCTCCACCCGACGCTCAGCCTGGGAATCCTCGTGGCTGCGTTCGTCATCGTGCTGGTGGTGTCCGCGCTGTCCACCCTCTACCCCGCGTTCCTCGCGGCGCGCGTGTCGCCCCTCCGGGCGATGCAGACGGACGAGTGA
- a CDS encoding RNA-binding protein translates to MKKLVGVFVSMTMLGSGAALAQGDSASQDARQQTSGAAQGGSGAAGSDSMQGASGTSSSSGSMDQGGSGSAGSASSMTRDSMGQQELTGKVVKANSKMVWVDHMGAVVPLEVDSKTQFTDPSLKAAKNLKEGQEIRASFEVKDTKNVAKSIAPSSAPSTGTGGSSTPEGTSPDSSVHPGTGGSGMGTSPEDQGTGGSTKDKGMNPDTKSGSSASPDTY, encoded by the coding sequence ATGAAGAAGCTGGTTGGGGTGTTCGTATCGATGACCATGTTGGGCTCGGGCGCGGCGCTGGCGCAGGGAGACAGCGCCAGCCAGGACGCGCGGCAGCAGACCTCCGGCGCGGCGCAAGGCGGCTCTGGCGCGGCGGGCTCGGACAGCATGCAGGGCGCGTCCGGGACCTCGTCGTCGTCGGGCTCCATGGATCAGGGCGGCAGCGGCAGCGCGGGCAGCGCCAGCAGCATGACTCGGGATTCGATGGGCCAGCAGGAGCTGACCGGCAAGGTCGTCAAGGCGAACAGCAAGATGGTCTGGGTGGACCACATGGGCGCCGTCGTCCCGCTCGAGGTGGACAGCAAGACGCAGTTCACCGACCCGAGCCTCAAGGCCGCCAAGAACCTGAAGGAAGGCCAGGAGATCCGCGCCAGCTTCGAGGTGAAGGACACCAAGAACGTGGCCAAGAGCATTGCGCCCAGCAGCGCGCCGAGCACCGGCACCGGTGGCTCCAGCACCCCGGAGGGCACCTCGCCCGATTCCTCCGTTCACCCTGGCACCGGTGGCTCCGGGATGGGCACCTCGCCCGAGGACCAGGGCACCGGTGGCTCCACCAAGGACAAGGGCATGAACCCCGACACGAAGTCGGGCTCCTCGGCCTCGCCCGACACGTACTAG
- a CDS encoding sigma-70 family RNA polymerase sigma factor, producing MPLGEDRKVILEKYGPYVRSLAATVRKQFSAQLELDELMAYGQIGLLEAAERFDAKVGANFLTFAHYRIKGAIFDGLRKMGVLRGADARTAYQGERAAAYLGNLSDREQGASNRGTSFDDDVSDISNAVAGLALVFAAGQDGAEAAGYVDESLPADQRMEAEQLKNRVRSAIEKLPEKERKLLQGYYFQGRTLEEAGAEIGQSKSWASRLHARAIDKLKELLTEEEELPPSADARRVSHGGSDERHLRGSGSAAKAAGPGRAADEQAGRLEVRRSSR from the coding sequence TTGCCTCTGGGTGAAGACAGGAAGGTCATCCTGGAGAAGTACGGGCCCTACGTACGGTCGCTCGCGGCGACCGTGCGCAAGCAGTTCAGCGCCCAGCTCGAGCTGGATGAACTGATGGCCTACGGACAGATTGGCCTGCTGGAGGCCGCCGAGCGCTTCGACGCGAAGGTGGGCGCCAACTTCCTCACCTTTGCCCACTACCGCATCAAGGGCGCCATCTTCGACGGCCTGAGGAAGATGGGGGTGTTGCGGGGCGCGGACGCGCGCACGGCGTACCAAGGGGAGCGGGCGGCGGCCTATCTGGGAAATCTTTCCGATCGCGAGCAGGGCGCAAGCAACCGCGGCACCTCATTTGACGATGATGTCAGTGACATCTCGAATGCTGTCGCGGGCCTGGCCCTGGTTTTCGCTGCGGGTCAGGATGGGGCGGAGGCGGCGGGGTATGTGGATGAGTCTCTTCCGGCGGATCAGCGGATGGAGGCCGAGCAACTGAAGAACCGGGTCCGCTCGGCCATCGAGAAGCTGCCGGAGAAGGAGCGCAAGCTCCTGCAGGGGTATTACTTCCAGGGCCGTACACTGGAAGAAGCGGGCGCGGAGATTGGGCAATCGAAGAGCTGGGCGTCGCGGCTTCATGCGCGCGCCATTGATAAGCTCAAGGAACTTTTGACCGAGGAAGAGGAACTCCCTCCCTCGGCGGATGCAAGGAGGGTGTCACATGGCGGCTCCGATGAGCGGCATCTCCGCGGGTCAGGTAGCGCAGCAAAAGCTGCAGGACCAGGGCGCGCAGCAGACGAACAAGCAGGGCGCCTCGAAGTTCGACGGAGTTCTCGCTAA
- a CDS encoding ABC transporter ATP-binding protein, which produces MNAGQSPIVSIADVTKDYSLGKVVVPALRGVDLQVFPGEFISIAGPSGSGKTTLLNLIGCVDTATAGVVSVAGQDTKKLTEKELTNLRLHTIGFIFQSFNLVSVLSVFQNVEFPLLLQRKLNKAERKDRVMQLLEQVGLAQHAKHRPNELSGGQRQRVAVARALVTRPQLVLADEPTANLDSVTGQHIIDLMKELNQKEGTTFIFSTHDAKVMNHANAVVRLADGKILDRISSAEAQRAMAAGGGH; this is translated from the coding sequence ATGAACGCCGGACAGTCCCCCATTGTTTCCATCGCCGATGTCACGAAGGACTACAGCCTGGGGAAGGTGGTGGTTCCCGCGCTGCGGGGCGTGGACCTGCAGGTGTTCCCCGGGGAGTTCATCTCCATCGCGGGCCCCTCGGGTAGCGGAAAGACGACGCTGCTGAACCTCATTGGCTGCGTGGACACGGCCACCGCGGGCGTGGTGAGCGTGGCGGGCCAGGACACCAAGAAGCTGACGGAGAAGGAGCTGACGAACCTGCGGCTCCACACCATCGGGTTCATCTTCCAGAGCTTCAACCTGGTGTCGGTGCTGAGCGTCTTCCAGAACGTGGAGTTCCCGCTGCTCCTGCAGCGCAAGCTGAACAAGGCCGAGCGCAAGGACCGCGTGATGCAACTGCTCGAGCAGGTCGGGCTCGCGCAGCACGCGAAGCACCGCCCCAACGAGCTGTCCGGCGGTCAGCGCCAGCGTGTCGCCGTGGCGCGCGCGCTCGTCACCCGGCCGCAGCTCGTGCTCGCGGACGAGCCGACGGCCAACCTGGACTCGGTGACGGGCCAGCACATCATCGACCTGATGAAGGAGCTGAACCAGAAGGAAGGCACCACCTTCATCTTCTCCACCCACGACGCGAAGGTGATGAACCACGCGAACGCCGTCGTGCGATTGGCGGACGGGAAGATCCTCGACCGGATCTCCTCCGCGGAAGCCCAGCGCGCCATGGCCGCTGGCGGGGGCCACTAG
- a CDS encoding tetratricopeptide repeat protein, which yields MAETSEISNSFVPLTRQQAMVLLESGYLWLDMGHYDKARELFAGAAVLMPRSEVPQIGLGAVEFAQGKHDKALQAYRAAQRLAPHSALPRAHAGEALLFMGKVPEALKELKSAMDLDPEGDGGRLAQALIQAKDAGALPPPKK from the coding sequence ATGGCGGAGACCTCGGAGATCTCGAACAGCTTCGTCCCCCTCACGCGCCAGCAGGCCATGGTGCTGTTGGAGTCGGGCTACCTGTGGCTGGACATGGGCCACTACGACAAGGCGCGGGAGCTGTTCGCGGGCGCCGCCGTCCTGATGCCGCGCAGCGAGGTTCCCCAGATTGGCCTGGGCGCGGTGGAGTTCGCGCAGGGCAAGCATGACAAGGCCCTCCAGGCGTACCGCGCGGCCCAGCGGCTCGCGCCGCACTCCGCGCTGCCGCGCGCCCACGCCGGCGAGGCGCTCCTCTTCATGGGGAAGGTGCCCGAGGCGCTCAAGGAGCTGAAGTCCGCCATGGATCTGGATCCGGAAGGCGACGGCGGTCGTCTGGCCCAGGCGCTCATCCAGGCCAAGGACGCGGGGGCCCTGCCTCCGCCCAAGAAGTAA